In Solenopsis invicta isolate M01_SB chromosome 1, UNIL_Sinv_3.0, whole genome shotgun sequence, one genomic interval encodes:
- the LOC105199277 gene encoding josephin-2, with amino-acid sequence MVASTATDMTGSIYHERQVKELCALHALNNLFQERGFSKQELDQICYSLSPDVWINPHKSLLGLGNYDINVIMAALQRRGREAVWFDKRRDPKCLHLDNIEGFILNVPTEYKLGFVLLPLKRRHWIALKKIHGAFYNLDSKLDSPQLIGKDNDLLIYLKDQIDSKEKELFLVVSREIDSNQGWLIDTCENKDDNNVDHDSIRYIEDGYPDIDLKKSESKELNENEEFLDNKNSR; translated from the exons ATGGTTGCAAGCACAGCAACTGATATGACTGGATCTATATATCATGAACGACAA GTGAAGGAGTTGTGTGCATTACACGCGTTAAACAACTTGTTTCAAGAAAGAGGATTTAGCAAACAAGAATTAGATCAAATCTGTTACAGTCTAAGTCCTGATGTATGGATCAATCCTCATAAATCGTTACTAGGACTTGGAAACTATGACATTAATGTTATTATGGCTGCTCTCCAAAGAAGAGGACGTGAAGCTGTATGGTTCGACAAACGTAG GGATCCTAAGTGTCTTCATTTAGACAACATTGAGGGTTTTATACTTAATGTTCCAACTGAATACAAATTAGGTTTTGTGCTACTTCCTTTGAAGCGACGACATTGGATTGCTCTGAAAAAGATACATGGTGCCTTTTATAATCTTGATTCAAAACTGGACTCGCCGCAATTAATAGGAAAG GACAACGATTTACTCATATATCTAAAGGATCAGATAGATAGCAAGGAGAAGGAACTATTCCTTGTTGTTTCTAGAGAAATTGATAGCAATCAAGGATGGTTAATAGATACGTGTGAAAATAAAGATGACAATAACGTGGATCATGATTCCATTAGGTATATTGAGGATGGATACCCAGACatagatttgaaaaaatctgaGTCTAAGGAATTAAACGAAAATGAAGAATTCCTAGATAACAAAAATTCTAGATAA